A stretch of Rhododendron vialii isolate Sample 1 chromosome 4a, ASM3025357v1 DNA encodes these proteins:
- the LOC131323545 gene encoding uncharacterized protein LOC131323545, whose product MSSKVSKRVGFSPDVNEKPPPTFHKNGCGTKVRGKKRRLIEILSFRATNDSSFSPVGILRWIGARVARALCCVPIGRRSTCKVSSSSLARSRSYAEMIDSHRAEAVEDYIEFLNSSSSSSLWRSFQSLQRVLAKI is encoded by the coding sequence atgtcgAGTAAAGTGAGCAAGAGAGTGGGTTTCAGCCCAGATGTCAACGAGAAACCACCACCAACCTTCCATAAGAATGGTTGCGGCACCAAAGTCCGCGGAAAAAAGAGGAGGCTAATTGAAATTTTAAGTTTTAGGGCGACCAATGACTCGAGCTTTTCACCAGTGGGAATTCTAAGGTGGATTGGAGCTAGAGTTGCTAGAGCACTCTGTTGTGTCCCCATTGGAAGGAGGTCCACCTGTAAGGTTTCTTCGTCTAGCTTGGCGAGGTCAAGGTCATATGCAGAGATGATTGATTCTCATCGAGCTGAAGCTGTAGAGGATTACATTGAGTTCTTGaactcttcctcctcctcctccttgtgGAGATCATTTCAATCTCTGCAAAGAGTTCTTGCTAAGATTTAA